ACAACGATGCGATCAAGAGCCTGGTGGCGGCGGGTTACGGGGCGACGCTGCTGCCCCAGGAGGGCGAGGTGCAACAGCACAACCCGCGGATCGCACAGCGGCCGTTGCGGCCGGGGTTGTGGCGGCAGTTGGGGATCGCCTGCCGCTAGGGCGAGCTGGAAAGGGCGACGGGCCATGTGCTGGCCGCACTGGAAACGCTCCGCCAGTAACCTTGCAGGAGCCTGCGTTGCTGGCGAAAGGCATCACCCGCAACCACGGCGCGGCGTCGCCCCGGTTCGCCGGCAAGGCCGGCTCCTACTTCTTGCGCAGCGCCGTCACCGTCTCGCCGCCCACCCCCCAGTTATCGGTGGGCACCTCTTCGATCACCACGAAGGTGCTGGCCGGTGGCTTGTTCAGCACCTGTTCCAGCAACTGCGTCGTGCCTTCGATCAGCAGGCGTTTGTGCTCGGCGCTGACGCCTTCATCGGTCACGCGGATATGGAC
This genomic stretch from Pseudomonas entomophila harbors:
- a CDS encoding tautomerase family protein translates to MPYVHIRVTDEGVSAEHKRLLIEGTTQLLEQVLNKPPASTFVVIEEVPTDNWGVGGETVTALRKK